The Chryseolinea soli genome contains a region encoding:
- a CDS encoding SDR family oxidoreductase: MKLTNKRIVVAGGSSGIGLATVSMLAEAGAEVTALSRGADKLQAVTAKFPQVNTAAVDAGDRIQLDAFFKRYGAFDHLVVTLSGGKGGGLFKDLNLDDIRTGLEGKLFPQLNIMQAALPYLSKQGSITLVSSISSRSRAVGVSGLAAINASIEAMLPSLARELKPLRINAVAPGVVDTAWWDFLDEDSKQKTFGAYAAQIPAGRVAQPVDIAEAILFAVTNDYMTGSVLEIDGGLRLT, from the coding sequence ATGAAATTAACGAACAAAAGAATCGTAGTGGCCGGAGGAAGCTCCGGCATTGGATTGGCCACGGTTTCCATGCTGGCCGAAGCTGGCGCCGAAGTGACCGCGCTGAGCCGCGGCGCGGATAAGCTCCAGGCGGTCACCGCTAAATTCCCACAAGTAAACACCGCTGCGGTAGATGCCGGTGATCGAATACAATTGGACGCTTTCTTTAAACGCTACGGGGCATTCGATCACCTGGTGGTGACGTTGAGTGGTGGCAAAGGCGGTGGCCTGTTCAAGGACCTGAACCTGGATGATATCCGCACAGGGCTGGAAGGCAAATTATTTCCGCAGCTGAACATCATGCAGGCCGCGCTGCCTTACCTGAGCAAGCAGGGAAGCATCACGCTGGTATCCTCGATATCGTCGCGTTCCAGGGCAGTCGGTGTGTCCGGTCTGGCCGCGATCAATGCAAGCATCGAAGCGATGCTGCCATCGCTGGCCCGGGAACTGAAGCCCTTGCGCATCAATGCCGTCGCCCCGGGCGTTGTGGACACGGCCTGGTGGGACTTCCTCGATGAGGATTCAAAACAGAAAACATTCGGAGCGTATGCCGCCCAGATCCCAGCAGGGCGTGTTGCACAGCCTGTGGATATTGCGGAGGCTATACTTTTTGCGGTGACCAATGACTACATGACCGGATCGGTGTTGGAAATCGATGGCGGGTTGCGCCTCACGTGA